Proteins encoded by one window of Alphaproteobacteria bacterium:
- a CDS encoding nucleotidyltransferase family protein translates to MARVRRGADGALEFLAPVGLHDLFAMVVRPNLLSASPQTRDRQCARWATVWPDIAVIPWPVAAQTRARS, encoded by the coding sequence ATGGCAAGGGTCCGGCGCGGCGCGGACGGGGCGCTGGAGTTTCTGGCGCCAGTCGGTCTGCATGACCTGTTCGCCATGGTCGTCCGGCCCAACCTGCTGTCGGCCTCGCCCCAAACCCGCGACCGACAATGCGCCCGCTGGGCTACAGTGTGGCCGGACATAGCGGTGATCCCGTGGCCGGTTGCGGCGCAGACCCGGGCGCGTTCCTAG